One Dictyoglomus thermophilum H-6-12 DNA window includes the following coding sequences:
- the leuB gene encoding 3-isopropylmalate dehydrogenase: MKLKIAVLPGDGIGPEVVRQAIKVINVISKKFGHEVEIKEGIVGGIAIDNFGDPLPEETWKICEESDAILLGAVGGPKWDNLPGDKRPEKALLRLRSGFNLFANIRPIPIFDELIFSSPIKEDYLKGVDFVIVRELTGGLYFGKPKETRIENGEEVAIDTMIYRASEIRRIAHVAFRMAQKRKKKVTSVDKANILECSRLWRKIVEEVSKEYIDVTLEHMYVDNCAMQIVRNPKQFDVILTENTFGDILSDEAAIITGSIGMLPSASLGETKKGLYEPIHGSAPDIAGQNIANPIATILSVALMFRYSFDLENEAKLIENSVRKILSLGYFTKDLFNNNPYAKKLVSTEEMGDLICSAIEGGA; encoded by the coding sequence ATGAAACTAAAAATTGCTGTACTTCCTGGGGATGGAATAGGCCCTGAAGTAGTAAGGCAAGCAATAAAGGTTATCAATGTAATCTCTAAGAAATTTGGTCATGAAGTAGAAATAAAAGAAGGAATTGTGGGAGGAATTGCCATAGATAATTTTGGAGATCCATTACCTGAAGAAACATGGAAAATATGCGAAGAAAGTGATGCCATACTGTTAGGGGCTGTGGGAGGACCAAAGTGGGACAATCTTCCTGGAGACAAAAGACCTGAGAAAGCTCTACTAAGACTGAGATCAGGTTTTAATCTTTTTGCCAATATAAGACCTATTCCCATTTTTGATGAACTAATTTTTTCTTCCCCAATTAAAGAAGATTACTTAAAGGGTGTTGATTTTGTAATTGTTAGAGAGCTTACTGGGGGTCTTTATTTTGGAAAACCAAAAGAAACAAGAATAGAAAATGGAGAAGAAGTAGCAATTGATACTATGATATACCGAGCCTCTGAGATTAGAAGAATAGCTCATGTAGCTTTTAGAATGGCTCAAAAAAGAAAGAAAAAAGTAACATCTGTAGATAAAGCAAACATTCTTGAATGTTCAAGATTATGGAGAAAAATAGTAGAAGAAGTGTCAAAAGAATATATAGATGTAACTCTTGAACATATGTATGTGGATAACTGTGCAATGCAAATAGTAAGAAATCCAAAACAGTTTGATGTAATACTCACCGAGAATACTTTTGGTGATATACTAAGCGATGAAGCAGCAATAATAACAGGCTCTATTGGAATGTTACCTTCCGCAAGTCTTGGTGAAACTAAAAAAGGATTATATGAGCCTATACATGGTTCAGCACCTGATATAGCGGGTCAAAACATAGCAAATCCTATTGCTACTATTTTGTCAGTTGCTTTGATGTTTAGATATTCTTTTGATCTTGAGAATGAAGCTAAGCTTATCGAAAATTCTGTGAGAAAAATATTGAGCCTTGGTTATTTCACAAAAGATTTATTCAATAATAATCCATACGCTAAGAAGTTAGTAAGCACAGAGGAAATGGGAGACCTAATATGCAGTGCAATTGAAGGAGGTGCCTGA
- the leuC gene encoding 3-isopropylmalate dehydratase large subunit, which translates to MGMTITEKILADHSGKKEVFPGELIFVKLDFILANDITGPLAIKEFEKIGVEKVFDNERIALIPDHSTPNKDIKSAMQSKMLREFAKRQGIEYYYEVGRVGIEHALLPEEGLVLPGDAIIGADSHTCTYGALGAFSTGVGSTDLAYAMATGEIWLKVPESIKFVYYGKLPQWVTGKDLILYTIGNIGVDGARYKAMEFTGEVIRNLPMSDRLTICNMAIEAGAKNGIIEPDEITLDYVRNRAKRDFKIYKSDEDAQYKEVYEWDVSDLEPIVAFPHLPSNIKKISEISKDIYIDQVYIGSCTNGRIEDLRIAAKILKGHKVHKDVRLIITPATPNIYMQALKEGLIEIFLEAGASITPPSCGPCLGGHLGVLAEGEKAVATTNRNFVGRMGHPKSEVYLSNPAVAAASAILGRIAAPWEVEVKE; encoded by the coding sequence ATGGGAATGACCATCACAGAAAAGATATTAGCAGACCATTCTGGCAAAAAAGAAGTTTTTCCTGGAGAATTAATATTTGTTAAGCTCGATTTTATACTCGCCAACGATATAACTGGACCTCTTGCTATAAAAGAATTTGAGAAGATTGGAGTAGAAAAAGTCTTTGACAACGAAAGGATTGCATTGATACCAGACCATTCTACCCCTAATAAAGACATAAAATCTGCTATGCAAAGTAAAATGCTTAGAGAATTTGCAAAAAGACAAGGAATAGAATACTATTATGAGGTAGGTAGAGTTGGAATAGAACATGCATTACTACCCGAAGAGGGGCTTGTTCTTCCTGGTGATGCAATAATTGGAGCAGACTCTCATACCTGTACCTATGGAGCTCTTGGAGCTTTCTCTACTGGGGTTGGAAGTACAGATCTTGCTTATGCTATGGCTACAGGAGAAATATGGTTAAAAGTACCTGAAAGTATTAAGTTTGTATACTATGGAAAACTACCTCAATGGGTTACTGGAAAAGACTTGATTCTTTACACCATAGGCAACATAGGTGTAGATGGTGCAAGATACAAGGCTATGGAATTTACTGGCGAAGTTATAAGAAATCTTCCTATGTCTGATAGACTTACTATATGCAATATGGCAATAGAAGCTGGAGCAAAGAATGGTATAATTGAGCCTGACGAAATAACTTTAGACTACGTAAGAAACAGAGCCAAAAGAGATTTTAAAATATATAAGAGCGATGAAGATGCTCAATATAAAGAGGTCTATGAGTGGGATGTCTCAGATTTAGAACCAATTGTTGCTTTCCCTCATCTGCCAAGTAATATAAAGAAAATCTCTGAAATAAGTAAGGACATCTATATAGATCAAGTCTACATAGGTTCCTGTACTAATGGAAGAATTGAAGATTTAAGAATTGCAGCAAAAATTTTAAAGGGACACAAAGTACATAAAGATGTGAGGTTAATAATAACCCCTGCAACACCTAACATATACATGCAGGCCTTAAAAGAAGGTTTAATAGAAATTTTCCTTGAAGCTGGTGCCTCTATTACTCCTCCAAGCTGTGGTCCATGCTTAGGAGGTCATTTAGGGGTTCTTGCGGAAGGTGAAAAGGCTGTAGCTACAACCAATAGAAATTTTGTGGGGAGAATGGGACATCCTAAGAGTGAGGTTTATTTATCAAATCCAGCCGTTGCAGCTGCTTCAGCTATTTTAGGAAGAATAGCTGCCCCTTGGGAAGTGGAGGTGAAAGAATAA
- a CDS encoding isoprenyl transferase: MEEIEIPKEKLPKHIAFIMDGNGRWAKERNLPRLMGHREGALVVEKISEIAFNWGINYLTFFAFSTENWKRPREEVEGLMKLLDESIDKFKDKLIENKIKLKVIGNIEELPNYLQRRIKYVIEETKTGEDKVLTIALNYGGRWDILQAVKRIALQVRDNKLQIEDINESLFSSFLSTFDLPEPDLLIRTSGEYRISNFLLWQIAYTELWFTPKYWPDFNEEDLKKACLDFAQRKRRFGGLENNA; encoded by the coding sequence ATGGAAGAGATTGAAATTCCAAAAGAGAAATTACCTAAACATATAGCATTTATAATGGATGGCAATGGAAGATGGGCGAAAGAAAGAAACCTTCCAAGATTGATGGGGCATCGAGAGGGGGCATTGGTAGTTGAGAAAATTTCAGAAATTGCTTTTAATTGGGGAATTAACTATTTAACTTTTTTTGCTTTTTCTACCGAGAACTGGAAAAGACCAAGGGAAGAAGTTGAAGGTTTGATGAAACTTCTTGATGAAAGCATAGATAAATTTAAAGATAAACTCATAGAAAATAAAATCAAGTTAAAGGTAATAGGTAATATTGAAGAACTTCCGAACTATCTTCAGAGAAGAATCAAATATGTAATTGAAGAGACGAAAACAGGCGAAGACAAAGTTCTGACTATTGCTCTCAATTATGGTGGAAGATGGGATATCTTGCAGGCAGTAAAAAGAATTGCTTTGCAAGTAAGAGATAACAAACTGCAAATTGAGGATATAAATGAAAGTTTATTTTCTTCCTTTTTATCTACTTTTGATTTACCAGAACCAGACCTTTTAATAAGAACAAGTGGAGAATATAGAATAAGTAATTTTCTACTTTGGCAGATAGCGTATACTGAGTTATGGTTTACACCTAAGTATTGGCCTGATTTTAATGAGGAAGACTTAAAAAAGGCTTGTTTAGATTTTGCCCAAAGAAAAAGAAGATTTGGTGGATTAGAAAATAATGCTTAA
- the galT gene encoding galactose-1-phosphate uridylyltransferase, translated as MSSELRWHPFLKEWVIVAGKVQERPVLPARNACPLCYGGVEVPKPFDIAVFENRYPSLTKETPDISEWEDEIYKVRGGKGVCEVVLYTMDHDSSMSRMPLEQIEKLILVWEDRYKDLGGLDFIQYVFIFENRGEIVGVSLHHPHGQIYALPFIPPIIEKEIKANDEFYSEHKKCLFCSILEKELREEKRIVYENKYFVAFMPFYGKYPFELHIYSKRHLGSLPDMTYAEKMYLAEIIQKITKAYDNIYGFNFSYMMVFHQKPVKGEYPNYHFHVEFYSLHRAKDKIKYLASVESGAGTFINPLPPEESAELMRESLRRISEK; from the coding sequence ATGAGCAGTGAACTACGTTGGCATCCATTTCTAAAAGAATGGGTAATAGTTGCCGGTAAGGTTCAGGAAAGACCTGTTCTTCCTGCGAGAAATGCCTGTCCTCTCTGTTATGGAGGAGTGGAAGTACCTAAACCCTTTGATATAGCAGTCTTTGAAAATAGATATCCATCTTTGACTAAAGAAACTCCTGATATTTCTGAGTGGGAGGATGAAATATATAAAGTAAGAGGTGGGAAGGGAGTCTGTGAAGTAGTATTGTATACTATGGATCATGATTCCTCCATGTCTAGAATGCCTCTTGAGCAGATAGAAAAATTAATCTTGGTCTGGGAAGATAGGTATAAGGATTTAGGTGGCTTGGATTTTATTCAATATGTTTTTATTTTTGAGAATAGGGGAGAGATTGTTGGAGTAAGTTTACATCATCCTCATGGACAGATTTATGCACTTCCTTTTATACCACCTATAATTGAAAAAGAAATAAAGGCCAATGATGAGTTTTATTCAGAACACAAAAAATGTTTATTTTGCTCTATATTAGAGAAAGAGCTAAGAGAAGAAAAAAGAATCGTGTACGAAAATAAATACTTTGTGGCTTTCATGCCTTTTTATGGCAAATATCCTTTTGAGCTTCATATTTATTCGAAAAGACATTTAGGATCTCTTCCTGATATGACTTATGCTGAGAAAATGTATCTTGCAGAAATCATTCAAAAGATAACAAAAGCTTATGATAACATATATGGGTTTAATTTCTCTTATATGATGGTATTTCATCAAAAGCCAGTTAAAGGAGAATATCCTAATTATCACTTCCATGTAGAGTTTTACTCTCTTCATCGAGCAAAAGATAAAATAAAATATCTTGCAAGTGTAGAATCAGGTGCTGGAACATTTATAAACCCTTTGCCCCCAGAGGAGTCTGCTGAGCTTATGAGAGAGAGCTTAAGGAGGATTTCTGAGAAATGA
- a CDS encoding phosphatidate cytidylyltransferase: MLKRILTALWGIPLILWYIHLGDQIFFILVEVIACFGLYEFYNLLEKRGYKTLKLEGIISGFLYLLFLYLESRWAMRIFLPLLILSTLIYELIKKEHSIIEVSLTFLGFFYIPLLLGYLIILRNLPLGEQITYFIIIITWVSDSAAFFIGKFFGKHKLAPSISPNKTIEGSIAAIVASAIISLIFGGIYYERYFLPTILGITLGIMGQLGDLVESMLKREIGIKDSSPLLPGHGGILDRFDSLMFIAPTAYYMLYLLRML; this comes from the coding sequence ATGCTTAAAAGAATTTTGACTGCACTTTGGGGAATTCCTCTAATACTTTGGTACATCCATCTTGGGGATCAAATATTTTTTATTTTAGTTGAAGTAATAGCTTGTTTTGGACTATATGAATTTTATAATCTCTTAGAGAAAAGAGGTTATAAGACACTAAAATTAGAAGGAATAATTTCTGGATTTTTGTATCTTCTTTTTCTATATTTAGAGAGTAGATGGGCAATGAGAATTTTTCTTCCATTATTAATTCTCTCCACTCTCATCTATGAGTTGATTAAGAAAGAGCATTCAATAATAGAAGTTTCTTTAACTTTTTTGGGCTTTTTCTATATACCTTTATTATTAGGATACTTAATTATTCTGAGGAACCTACCTTTAGGAGAACAAATTACCTACTTCATAATAATAATCACTTGGGTAAGTGATTCGGCTGCTTTCTTTATTGGAAAATTTTTTGGAAAACACAAATTGGCACCTTCTATAAGCCCTAATAAGACTATAGAAGGTTCTATTGCTGCTATAGTGGCATCAGCAATTATTAGCTTAATCTTCGGTGGTATTTATTATGAGCGGTATTTTCTACCCACAATACTTGGTATTACTCTCGGTATAATGGGACAGTTAGGAGATCTTGTAGAGTCTATGCTAAAGAGAGAAATTGGTATTAAAGATTCGTCCCCTCTTTTGCCAGGACATGGTGGGATTTTAGATAGGTTTGATAGTCTTATGTTTATAGCACCAACAGCTTACTATATGTTATATTTATTAAGAATGTTATGA
- the cimA gene encoding citramalate synthase, whose protein sequence is MKKVFLYDTTLRDGAQSERISFSLEDKIRIAQKLDEFGIDYIEGGWPGSNPKDLNFFKRIKEIPLKHAKIAAFGSTRRAQVAPEDDSNLKALLESETPVVTIFGKSWNLHVTEVLRTTLENNLKMIYDSIKYLKSFGKEVIYDAEHFFDGFKSDPEYALSTLEAASEGGADWIVLADTNGGTLPWEVEEIMEKVMERIKKPIGIHAHNDSGLAVANSIVSVRKGATQVQGTINGYGERCGNANLCTIIPILQLKMNIEVISEEKLSQLTDLANWVSEIANLPPDPSSPFVGRSAFAHKGGVHVNAVLKNPRSYEHIDPTKVGNKRRILVSELSGTSTIVSKVKEFNIDLDRDSPLAKLILDKIAHLENEGYYFEGAEASFELLVRHLLGQETKLFDLISLRVLIEKIGDSGETITEATLKLKVKDQIVHVAAEGDGPVHALDQALRKALVEFYPELKNIHLSDFKVRVINGNAGTAAKVRVLIDSTNDKGDTWSTVGVSTNIIEASWQSLVQSIEYGIMKMREN, encoded by the coding sequence ATGAAAAAAGTTTTTTTGTATGATACCACCTTAAGAGATGGTGCCCAGAGTGAAAGAATCTCATTCTCTCTTGAAGATAAAATAAGAATAGCACAAAAACTGGATGAGTTTGGAATAGACTACATTGAGGGAGGATGGCCAGGGTCTAATCCTAAGGATTTAAACTTCTTCAAAAGAATCAAAGAAATTCCCTTAAAACACGCAAAAATAGCAGCCTTTGGAAGTACAAGAAGAGCACAAGTAGCACCTGAAGATGACTCTAACTTGAAAGCTTTACTTGAAAGTGAAACCCCAGTAGTTACTATTTTCGGTAAAAGTTGGAATTTACATGTTACAGAGGTATTAAGAACCACATTGGAAAACAACCTAAAGATGATCTATGATTCTATAAAATATCTAAAAAGTTTCGGTAAAGAAGTAATATACGATGCAGAACACTTCTTCGATGGTTTCAAATCAGATCCAGAATATGCTCTTTCAACCTTAGAAGCTGCATCAGAAGGTGGTGCTGATTGGATCGTACTCGCAGATACAAATGGGGGTACTCTTCCTTGGGAAGTAGAAGAGATTATGGAAAAAGTAATGGAAAGGATTAAAAAACCAATAGGAATACATGCTCATAATGATTCAGGTCTTGCTGTAGCAAATTCCATAGTATCAGTAAGAAAAGGAGCAACACAAGTTCAAGGCACCATAAATGGATATGGGGAAAGATGTGGAAATGCAAATTTATGTACCATAATCCCTATTCTTCAGTTAAAAATGAATATCGAGGTCATATCTGAAGAAAAACTATCTCAACTTACAGATCTTGCAAATTGGGTTTCTGAGATTGCTAACTTACCTCCTGATCCATCTTCTCCATTTGTAGGAAGAAGTGCCTTTGCTCATAAAGGTGGTGTTCATGTTAATGCTGTTCTCAAAAATCCAAGATCTTATGAACATATAGATCCTACTAAAGTGGGTAACAAAAGAAGAATACTTGTCTCAGAACTTTCTGGTACCAGTACTATAGTCTCAAAGGTGAAAGAATTCAATATAGATCTTGATAGGGATTCACCTTTAGCTAAACTAATATTGGATAAGATTGCCCATTTAGAAAACGAGGGTTATTACTTTGAGGGTGCTGAGGCTTCTTTTGAACTCCTAGTAAGGCATCTTTTGGGCCAAGAGACAAAGCTATTTGATTTAATAAGTTTAAGAGTACTTATTGAGAAAATAGGAGACTCTGGCGAAACAATTACAGAAGCAACATTAAAGCTCAAAGTAAAGGATCAAATTGTCCATGTAGCTGCAGAAGGTGATGGGCCTGTGCATGCTTTAGACCAAGCTTTAAGAAAAGCTCTTGTCGAATTCTACCCCGAACTAAAGAATATTCATCTTTCCGACTTTAAAGTAAGGGTTATAAATGGAAATGCGGGTACAGCTGCAAAAGTCAGAGTATTAATTGATTCAACCAATGATAAAGGTGATACTTGGAGTACTGTAGGAGTCTCTACAAATATTATAGAGGCAAGCTGGCAGTCTTTAGTGCAGAGTATCGAATATGGAATAATGAAAATGCGGGAGAATTAA
- the dxr gene encoding 1-deoxy-D-xylulose-5-phosphate reductoisomerase, with translation MKKRIVIFGVTGSIGTQTIEIIEKHKDKFELVGVASKGNINKLKEVAEKFKVPYVSLFDNTPFSLSYNAKIFHGREGLEYIANLEVDLAVMAISGIEAIYPLKILISRGINVAIATKEIIVACGDLIKKWLKKSKSKLIPIDSEHSALFQLINSFKRKEIESIYLTASGGPFWNKSKDEMEKTNIEEVLRHPTWNMGYKTTIDSANLVNKGLEVIEAHFFFNFDYDSIKVLIHPQSIVHGMVELLDGSIIAHMAYPDMRIPIQYALFYPKRSGIKWNLLSLSNRSLDFYEVDYDKFPALKLAYEVGKKGGVYPAIFAISDEFLVNFFIKGIIKFKEIVPLIGYVLSSWKEFKKIEELDQLEYIKKWVENTLQNKLGGC, from the coding sequence ATGAAAAAAAGAATTGTAATATTTGGCGTAACTGGATCAATAGGAACCCAAACTATTGAGATTATAGAGAAACATAAAGATAAATTTGAGTTAGTCGGTGTAGCTTCAAAAGGAAATATAAATAAGCTAAAAGAGGTTGCAGAGAAATTCAAAGTACCCTATGTTTCTTTGTTCGATAATACTCCATTTTCTTTGTCTTACAATGCAAAGATTTTTCACGGCAGAGAGGGATTAGAATATATTGCAAATTTAGAGGTAGATCTTGCGGTAATGGCTATATCTGGTATAGAGGCGATTTACCCTCTAAAGATCTTGATAAGTAGAGGAATAAATGTTGCTATTGCTACTAAGGAGATTATTGTAGCATGTGGGGACTTAATTAAAAAATGGCTAAAAAAATCAAAATCGAAACTTATACCAATAGATAGTGAACATAGCGCTCTGTTTCAATTAATAAATTCTTTCAAAAGGAAAGAAATTGAGAGTATATACTTAACAGCATCGGGTGGACCGTTTTGGAACAAATCTAAAGATGAAATGGAGAAAACAAATATAGAGGAAGTATTACGACATCCTACTTGGAATATGGGGTATAAAACTACTATTGATTCGGCTAATTTAGTAAATAAGGGATTAGAGGTAATCGAAGCTCATTTCTTTTTTAACTTTGACTACGACTCAATTAAAGTATTAATTCATCCTCAGAGTATTGTGCATGGTATGGTAGAACTTTTAGATGGATCTATTATAGCTCATATGGCTTATCCAGATATGAGGATACCAATCCAATATGCATTGTTTTATCCTAAGAGATCTGGCATAAAGTGGAATCTTTTAAGTTTAAGTAATAGGAGTCTTGATTTTTATGAGGTAGATTATGACAAATTTCCAGCCTTAAAACTTGCTTATGAAGTGGGTAAAAAGGGTGGGGTATATCCTGCAATATTCGCCATATCTGATGAGTTTTTGGTAAATTTTTTTATAAAGGGCATTATTAAATTTAAAGAAATTGTACCCTTAATTGGATATGTTTTAAGTTCTTGGAAGGAATTCAAAAAGATTGAGGAACTTGATCAGCTTGAATATATTAAAAAATGGGTTGAGAATACATTGCAAAATAAATTGGGGGGTTGTTAA
- the leuD gene encoding 3-isopropylmalate dehydratase small subunit — translation MIYRGKALKYGDNIDTDVIIPARYLNTTDPKELAEHCMEDLDLNFKEKVKEKDILVVGENFGCGSSREHAPIAIKASGVKCIIAKSFARIFYRNAINIGLPILEVPEAVDKINEGDELEVDFDRGIVKNLTTGESFNTFPFPPLIQEIIKKGGLINFAKERVKGGSL, via the coding sequence ATGATATATAGAGGAAAAGCCTTAAAATATGGTGATAATATAGATACTGATGTTATTATTCCTGCAAGATATTTAAATACAACAGATCCAAAAGAGCTTGCAGAACATTGTATGGAAGATTTGGATTTAAATTTTAAAGAAAAAGTAAAAGAAAAAGATATCCTTGTAGTAGGAGAAAATTTTGGTTGTGGTTCCTCAAGAGAGCACGCCCCTATAGCAATTAAGGCTTCAGGAGTAAAGTGTATAATTGCAAAATCTTTTGCAAGAATCTTTTACAGAAACGCTATAAATATAGGATTACCTATACTTGAGGTTCCAGAAGCAGTAGATAAAATTAACGAGGGTGATGAGCTAGAAGTTGATTTCGACCGCGGAATTGTTAAGAACTTGACTACAGGTGAAAGTTTTAATACCTTCCCCTTCCCTCCCCTTATTCAGGAGATAATTAAAAAAGGTGGATTGATTAACTTTGCAAAAGAGAGGGTAAAAGGAGGTAGCCTATGA
- a CDS encoding 2-isopropylmalate synthase: protein MTKLYIFDTTLRDGEQTPGVNLNKEEKLEIAKQLAKLNVDIIEAGFPIASPGEFEAVKTIAENVKGPVIAALARAIPMDIDRAWEAIKYSESPRIHTFIATSDIHIEKKLKKTRDEVLEQAVSAVKYAKRYCSDVEFSAEDAVRSDFNFLVKIFEAVIDAGATVINIPDTVGYALPWEFGDLIRRLKENIKNIDKAIVSVHCHNDLGLATANSLSAIVNGAEQVECTINGLGERAGNAAMEEIVMAIKVRRLPFEVGIKTEEIYKTSKLVSNLTGIVIQPNKAIVGENAFAHESGIHQHGVIQDPSTYEIIDPKMIGIPESKIVLGKHSGKHAFEKRLQELGYSLPPEQLEEAFKKFKELADKKKEITDKDIEALVSNQIKLVPEYYRLVHLQVVSGIGIVPTATIIISEDGEEIKTVEIGNGPVDAVYKAIAKAIKIPHSLEDFSLKSVTGGTDALGEAMVKLSDKDGNIYVGRATSTDIVEASALAYLRALNQLVMLKGKG from the coding sequence ATGACTAAGTTGTATATTTTTGACACAACCCTAAGAGATGGAGAACAAACTCCTGGAGTGAATTTAAATAAAGAAGAGAAATTGGAAATTGCAAAGCAACTTGCAAAGCTTAATGTAGATATTATCGAGGCAGGATTTCCAATTGCTTCTCCAGGAGAATTTGAAGCCGTTAAAACTATTGCCGAGAATGTAAAAGGACCTGTTATTGCAGCTTTAGCAAGAGCTATTCCTATGGATATAGACAGAGCTTGGGAAGCTATTAAATATTCAGAATCTCCAAGAATACATACTTTTATAGCTACTTCAGACATTCATATTGAGAAAAAATTAAAGAAAACTCGAGACGAAGTTTTAGAACAGGCTGTCTCTGCTGTAAAATATGCAAAAAGATACTGCAGTGATGTGGAATTTTCCGCAGAAGATGCAGTAAGAAGTGACTTCAACTTCCTTGTAAAGATTTTTGAAGCAGTTATTGACGCTGGAGCAACAGTTATAAATATACCTGACACAGTCGGTTATGCCCTACCCTGGGAATTTGGAGACTTAATAAGGAGATTAAAAGAGAATATAAAGAATATTGATAAAGCTATAGTGAGTGTTCATTGTCATAACGATTTAGGCTTAGCTACTGCCAATTCTCTTTCAGCAATTGTAAATGGAGCCGAGCAAGTTGAATGTACTATAAACGGACTTGGAGAAAGAGCCGGAAATGCAGCTATGGAAGAAATTGTAATGGCAATAAAGGTAAGAAGACTTCCTTTTGAGGTTGGTATCAAGACAGAAGAAATCTATAAGACAAGTAAACTCGTAAGCAATCTTACTGGCATAGTGATACAACCTAATAAAGCAATTGTAGGTGAGAATGCATTTGCCCATGAATCAGGCATACATCAACATGGAGTAATTCAAGATCCAAGCACCTATGAGATAATTGACCCTAAAATGATTGGAATTCCTGAAAGCAAGATTGTACTTGGTAAACATTCTGGTAAACATGCTTTTGAAAAAAGGCTACAAGAGCTTGGATATTCTCTTCCTCCTGAACAATTAGAAGAGGCTTTTAAAAAATTTAAAGAGCTTGCAGATAAAAAGAAGGAAATCACTGACAAAGATATAGAGGCTTTAGTATCTAATCAGATAAAGTTAGTGCCTGAATACTACAGATTAGTCCACCTGCAAGTAGTAAGCGGTATCGGTATTGTTCCTACCGCTACCATAATAATCTCTGAAGATGGGGAAGAAATAAAAACGGTAGAAATTGGTAATGGGCCAGTAGATGCTGTTTATAAAGCTATAGCCAAAGCTATAAAAATACCTCATTCTCTGGAAGATTTCTCTTTAAAATCTGTGACAGGTGGAACTGACGCACTTGGTGAAGCTATGGTAAAGTTATCTGACAAAGATGGAAATATATATGTAGGAAGAGCCACTAGTACTGATATTGTTGAAGCTAGTGCTTTAGCCTACTTAAGAGCCCTGAACCAATTAGTAATGTTGAAGGGAAAGGGTTAA
- the galK gene encoding galactokinase: MMANIERIFKDKEGFRGFRAPGRVNLIGEHTDYHYGFVLPVSINKFFYFYLRQNRENKFRVFSENFNDYYEFDYSNLIFNREKTWINYLMGVISEIKKLRGEIPYFDAYLYGEVPMGAGLSSSAAYEVSVAYGINEYFDLKIDKKEIAKLSQRAENNFVGAPCGIMDQFIATFGREKTALLIDTLTLDYEHIPFDIKSRGLRLVVVDTKVKHSIAGEGYSTRRREGEEALRILQKYLNINSLRDLDEEGYELSQKILPSPLKERVAHVYNENRRVLNFVNDLKNDNWENLPKYMLDSHLSLKNLYEVTCEELDFLVEKALEYGAFASRMTGGGFGGSTINLVPESIIDNWIEKITVSYENKFGFKPDVLVLETSDGVREI, encoded by the coding sequence ATGATGGCTAATATTGAGAGAATTTTTAAAGATAAAGAGGGATTTAGGGGTTTTAGAGCCCCCGGAAGAGTGAATCTAATCGGTGAACATACTGATTATCATTATGGTTTTGTTTTACCTGTAAGTATAAACAAGTTTTTTTACTTTTATCTAAGACAGAATAGAGAAAATAAGTTTAGGGTTTTTTCAGAGAATTTTAATGATTACTATGAATTTGATTATTCAAATTTAATTTTTAATAGAGAAAAAACATGGATAAATTATTTGATGGGAGTGATAAGTGAAATCAAGAAGTTAAGAGGAGAGATACCCTATTTCGATGCTTATTTATATGGAGAGGTCCCTATGGGAGCTGGACTTTCAAGTTCAGCAGCCTATGAAGTATCAGTTGCTTATGGAATTAATGAGTATTTTGATCTTAAAATTGACAAAAAAGAGATAGCAAAACTTTCTCAAAGAGCAGAAAATAATTTTGTGGGGGCTCCTTGTGGAATTATGGACCAATTTATTGCTACTTTTGGAAGGGAAAAAACTGCGCTTCTTATTGATACTTTAACTTTAGACTATGAACATATTCCTTTTGACATAAAGAGTAGGGGACTAAGACTTGTAGTGGTAGATACAAAGGTGAAACACTCAATAGCAGGAGAAGGTTATTCTACTAGACGAAGAGAGGGAGAGGAGGCTCTTAGGATATTACAAAAGTATTTAAATATAAACTCTCTAAGGGATCTTGATGAAGAAGGATATGAACTCTCTCAAAAAATTCTACCATCCCCATTAAAGGAAAGAGTTGCTCATGTTTATAACGAAAATAGGAGAGTGTTGAATTTTGTTAACGACCTGAAAAATGATAATTGGGAAAATCTACCTAAATATATGTTAGACTCTCACCTTAGCTTAAAAAACTTGTATGAGGTAACTTGCGAAGAATTAGACTTTTTAGTTGAAAAAGCATTAGAATATGGTGCCTTTGCCTCCAGAATGACAGGTGGAGGATTTGGAGGATCCACTATAAATCTTGTTCCGGAATCGATCATTGATAATTGGATTGAAAAAATTACTGTGAGTTACGAAAACAAATTTGGTTTCAAACCTGATGTATTAGTGTTAGAGACTTCAGATGGGGTGCGGGAGATTTAA